The following proteins come from a genomic window of Frankia casuarinae:
- a CDS encoding sensor histidine kinase produces MSDLAERARTAAAASGTPAEPPEPARRAVSAAAAAPRSSGLVARLRRWPWARLLPRTVRLRLTLLYGSLFVLSGAALLAITYLLVLHVTATIQITTTPTGMPETQGGPLNGQPAPPRASSAVASQVHHSYLHQLLVESGIALAIMAVVSIWLGWLVAGRVLRPLRTMTATTLRISQENLHERLDLPGPQDELTDLGDTIDGLLARLETAFEAQRRFVANASHELRTPLTMMRTSLDVAEGKPQPVPREVTVLAGKLREGLDQADRLIENFLTLARAHQGAPGNDAAVSLTGLVVAALAAREPHAAELGVHIHRQLAAVEIIGNPTLLRRLVDNLLDNALRYNHPGGFVHVQVQVRCHPATGGTDDARIAHLTIENAGPPLDDADVQQLGQPFRRLAADRTTAGSVGLGLSIVAAIAAAHDGALHLSARPEGGLRAVITMPLVGRAPVSGVPRVPRVPGGRGEAGVAVRPGGSR; encoded by the coding sequence GTGAGTGACCTGGCCGAGCGGGCGAGGACGGCTGCCGCGGCGTCCGGTACACCCGCCGAGCCGCCCGAGCCGGCTCGGCGGGCGGTGTCAGCCGCCGCTGCCGCCCCGCGTTCCAGCGGGCTGGTCGCCCGCCTCCGTCGGTGGCCGTGGGCGAGGCTGCTCCCGCGCACGGTCCGATTGCGCCTGACGCTGCTCTACGGCAGCTTGTTCGTCCTGTCCGGCGCCGCGCTGCTGGCGATCACGTATCTTCTGGTGCTGCACGTCACCGCCACCATCCAGATCACCACCACCCCGACCGGCATGCCGGAAACCCAGGGCGGCCCACTCAACGGGCAACCGGCCCCGCCACGGGCCTCGTCGGCGGTCGCCTCGCAGGTCCACCACAGCTACCTGCACCAGTTGCTCGTCGAGTCCGGGATCGCACTGGCGATCATGGCGGTTGTGTCGATCTGGCTCGGCTGGCTGGTGGCGGGCCGGGTGCTGCGCCCGTTGCGCACGATGACCGCGACCACCCTGCGGATCTCCCAGGAGAACCTGCACGAGCGCCTGGACCTACCCGGCCCGCAGGATGAACTCACCGACCTTGGTGACACCATAGACGGGCTGCTGGCCCGCCTGGAGACCGCGTTCGAGGCGCAGCGACGCTTCGTCGCCAATGCCTCCCACGAGCTGCGCACCCCGCTCACGATGATGCGGACCTCGCTCGATGTCGCCGAGGGCAAACCCCAGCCCGTGCCGCGGGAGGTCACCGTGCTCGCCGGCAAGCTTCGCGAGGGACTCGACCAGGCCGACCGGCTGATCGAGAATTTCCTCACCCTGGCGCGGGCCCATCAGGGGGCACCCGGCAATGATGCCGCCGTCTCGCTCACCGGCCTCGTCGTCGCCGCGCTGGCAGCCCGCGAACCTCACGCCGCCGAGCTGGGCGTGCACATCCACCGTCAGCTCGCGGCCGTCGAGATCATCGGAAACCCGACGCTGCTGCGGCGCCTGGTCGACAACCTCCTCGACAACGCCCTGCGCTACAACCATCCCGGCGGCTTCGTCCACGTCCAGGTCCAGGTCCGCTGCCACCCCGCCACCGGCGGCACGGATGACGCCAGGATTGCCCACCTGACGATCGAGAACGCCGGGCCGCCGCTCGACGACGCCGACGTCCAGCAGCTCGGGCAGCCGTTTCGCCGCCTGGCCGCCGACCGCACGACCGCCGGCAGCGTCGGGCTCGGGCTGTCGATCGTCGCCGCGATCGCCGCGGCCCATGACGGCGCTCTGCACCTGAGCGCCCGACCCGAGGGCGGTCTGCGGGCCGTCATCACCATGCCGCTCGTCGGCCGCGCTCCGGTGTCGGGGGTGCCGAGGGTGCCGAGGGTGCCGGGGGGTCGCGGTGAGGCCGGGGTCGCGGTGAGGCCCGGGGGGTCGCGGTGA
- a CDS encoding ABC transporter permease: MPGLEDVARSRVGYQLAGYQLAGYQLAGYQLARPGSGSAAATTAGPGWWIAARSGYPVHAVRAFVGEPAPAVRKRVMTALGTHRPAHAPATSSSRFFVTYLLRGLRGRARQTVIVAVGLAVGVAAVVTLTAASTGVSRAQTTVLHSLYGVGTDISVTTAATSGSGSSGSGSNQGLVTSGDAGKEFFRLPPGLGLLDSSALAPISKMSGVAEVAGGLSVGETVVGPTPSTGGLPSLTSTSIDGVDVAHLKLGPYASGTLTSGRSFTTADADADRAVIDARYAAAHNLGVGSTIVIAKTRFTVIGIISQPAASDPEDVFIPLGRARALASSARPDLAGKLTAIYVAAAGAADIPTVHDEVAKLLPSATVTSSSDLASRVSGSLASAADLARDLGRWLAVAMLLAAFALAALLTTAAVRRRVREFGTLKALGWHTRRIIAQIMAESLVTGLAGAAVGIGLGFAGAAVIDAIAPTLTAAVALNPGSTPPQGALIKNGSLETMTLPGGVHTLSVHLHATVGAATILLAVVLAIVGAVLAGALGSWRVARLRPAHALVRVA, encoded by the coding sequence GTGCCAGGGCTCGAAGACGTCGCCCGATCCCGGGTCGGCTACCAGCTCGCCGGCTACCAGCTCGCCGGCTACCAGCTCGCCGGCTACCAGCTCGCCCGACCCGGGTCAGGTTCAGCAGCAGCAACAACAGCAGGCCCCGGGTGGTGGATCGCGGCCAGATCTGGGTACCCCGTTCACGCCGTCCGGGCATTCGTCGGCGAGCCTGCCCCCGCTGTCCGGAAACGGGTCATGACCGCGCTCGGCACCCACAGGCCGGCCCACGCACCGGCGACATCCTCGAGCAGGTTCTTCGTGACCTACCTGCTGCGCGGCCTGCGGGGACGGGCCCGGCAGACAGTGATCGTCGCGGTCGGTCTGGCGGTGGGGGTCGCTGCGGTGGTCACGCTGACCGCGGCGTCGACGGGCGTGAGCCGGGCGCAGACCACGGTGCTCCACTCGCTATACGGGGTGGGCACCGACATCTCGGTGACGACGGCGGCCACCAGCGGCTCGGGTTCGAGCGGTTCGGGTTCGAATCAGGGCCTGGTCACGTCCGGAGACGCGGGCAAGGAGTTCTTCCGGCTGCCGCCCGGCCTCGGGCTGCTGGATTCCTCAGCCCTGGCCCCGATCTCGAAGATGTCCGGCGTGGCCGAGGTCGCGGGCGGCCTGAGCGTGGGTGAGACGGTCGTCGGCCCGACGCCGTCCACCGGCGGGCTACCCAGCCTCACCTCGACCAGCATCGACGGGGTCGATGTCGCGCACCTCAAGCTCGGCCCGTACGCCTCCGGCACGCTCACCTCGGGCCGGTCCTTCACCACCGCGGACGCCGACGCCGACCGCGCCGTGATCGACGCGCGTTACGCGGCCGCGCACAACCTTGGGGTGGGCTCGACGATCGTGATCGCCAAGACCCGCTTCACCGTGATCGGCATCATCAGCCAACCAGCCGCCAGCGACCCGGAGGACGTCTTCATCCCGCTCGGCCGCGCCCGGGCACTCGCCTCCTCCGCCCGGCCCGACCTGGCCGGGAAGCTTACCGCGATCTACGTGGCCGCCGCCGGCGCGGCCGACATCCCCACCGTGCACGACGAGGTCGCCAAGCTGCTCCCGAGTGCCACCGTCACCAGCTCGTCGGACCTGGCCAGCAGGGTCAGCGGGTCGCTGGCCAGCGCCGCCGACCTCGCGCGCGACCTCGGCCGCTGGCTGGCCGTGGCGATGCTCCTCGCCGCATTCGCGCTGGCCGCCCTGCTGACCACCGCCGCGGTGCGGCGGCGGGTTCGCGAGTTCGGCACGCTCAAGGCACTCGGGTGGCATACCCGGCGCATCATCGCCCAGATCATGGCCGAATCGCTCGTGACCGGCCTGGCCGGAGCCGCGGTCGGAATCGGGCTCGGGTTCGCCGGCGCCGCCGTCATCGACGCGATCGCCCCCACGCTGACCGCGGCCGTCGCCCTGAACCCCGGCTCGACACCACCCCAGGGCGCGCTGATCAAGAACGGCAGCCTCGAGACGATGACGCTGCCCGGCGGGGTGCACACCCTCAGCGTCCACCTGCACGCCACCGTCGGGGCCGCGACGATCCTGCTCGCGGTCGTGCTCGCGATCGTCGGCGCGGTCCTCGCCGGCGCGCTCGGCAGCTGGCGCGTCGCCCGGCTGCGCCCGGCCCACGCCCTCGTCCGCGTCGCCTGA
- a CDS encoding alpha/beta fold hydrolase — MPVARINGINLSFDDYGVGAPVLLVTGTGAPGRVWRTHQVPALRAAGYRVITMDNRGIPPSDAGPEGFTLADMVADTAALIEHLGVEGCRVVGFSLGAMIVQELLVARPRLVGQAVLMATRGRSDALATAMSLAEIELYDSGVTVPARYAAFMHALQSLSPRTLNDERQIRDWLDVFEVSAVTLSAARGQLGLELIPDRRPGFAHIQCPCLVIGFQDDLIVRPPLCREVAEAIPGATYEEIPGCGHYGYLERPTEVNSAILGFFARQTTGAVPGQVIVT, encoded by the coding sequence ATGCCGGTGGCTCGGATCAACGGGATCAACCTGAGCTTCGATGACTACGGCGTGGGAGCGCCGGTCCTCCTGGTCACCGGGACGGGAGCCCCCGGGCGCGTCTGGCGGACCCACCAGGTGCCGGCGCTGCGAGCCGCGGGCTACCGCGTCATCACGATGGACAACCGGGGCATTCCGCCCTCCGACGCCGGGCCTGAGGGGTTCACGCTGGCCGACATGGTGGCCGACACCGCCGCCCTCATCGAGCATCTGGGCGTCGAGGGCTGCCGGGTTGTGGGCTTCTCACTCGGCGCCATGATCGTGCAGGAGCTGCTCGTCGCCCGGCCCCGGTTGGTCGGGCAGGCCGTGCTGATGGCGACCCGCGGCAGGTCCGACGCGCTGGCCACCGCCATGTCCCTAGCCGAAATAGAGCTGTACGACAGCGGTGTCACGGTACCTGCGCGTTATGCGGCTTTCATGCATGCGCTGCAGAGCCTCTCGCCGCGTACGCTCAACGACGAACGGCAGATCAGGGACTGGCTCGACGTCTTCGAGGTCTCCGCGGTGACCCTCTCGGCGGCCCGCGGCCAACTGGGCCTGGAACTCATCCCCGACCGCCGGCCGGGCTTCGCGCATATCCAGTGCCCCTGTCTGGTGATCGGCTTCCAGGACGACCTGATAGTCCGTCCACCGCTGTGCCGCGAAGTCGCCGAGGCCATCCCGGGAGCCACCTACGAAGAAATTCCGGGCTGCGGCCACTACGGCTACCTGGAACGCCCCACCGAAGTGAACTCGGCCATTCTGGGCTTCTTTGCTCGGCAAACGACCGGCGCAGTGCCCGGTCAGGTCATCGTCACGTAG
- a CDS encoding ABC transporter permease, whose protein sequence is MFVLTYLRRELRHRSRQAMLVATGLAVGVGLVLATTATAAAVDDAQTAVLHTLNGIGTDLTVTATPSADRRAGATGSGSADGSGSADGASSTGLSVAGGAVLDSSTVRAIAGLAHVAGVADSLVLSEITLPPTGSGGIPTSTRIDGIDVTRLGLGPAASATLRSGRPLSRADSRGDVAVIDTQYAAAHHLGVGSTITVAGTRFAVVGIVSQPTATGAASIYLPLAAAQRLPAGQHSKPLAGKVSTIYVSASTAADVGAVETELAALLPSATLSSSRDLAEAVNGSLASATTLMHDLGTWLTVGVLLATVAAASLFTLASVTRRTRELGTLKAIGWTSWRVITQIMAESGTVGLAGAALGVAVGYAGIGLVNAVAPTLTATVGTGTGAHNLAVHLNAHTEPSTLAAAALIAIAAALIAGTLAAWRTTRLRPAHALAEVE, encoded by the coding sequence ATGTTCGTCCTGACCTATCTTCGACGTGAACTGCGGCACCGGTCGCGTCAGGCGATGCTCGTCGCCACGGGGCTCGCCGTCGGCGTCGGGCTCGTCCTCGCCACGACGGCTACCGCCGCCGCGGTCGACGACGCGCAGACCGCGGTGCTACACACGCTGAACGGGATCGGCACCGACCTCACCGTCACCGCCACACCATCGGCCGACCGTCGCGCCGGCGCGACCGGCAGCGGCAGCGCGGACGGCAGCGGCAGCGCGGACGGCGCGAGCAGCACGGGCCTGTCGGTGGCCGGCGGGGCGGTGCTGGATTCGTCGACGGTGCGGGCCATCGCCGGGCTGGCGCACGTCGCCGGCGTCGCGGACTCGTTGGTCCTGAGCGAGATCACCCTCCCGCCGACCGGCTCGGGCGGCATCCCGACCAGCACGAGGATCGACGGGATCGACGTCACGCGCCTGGGCCTCGGGCCAGCCGCGTCCGCCACGCTCCGCTCGGGCCGTCCCCTGTCCCGGGCCGACAGCCGCGGCGACGTCGCGGTCATCGACACCCAGTACGCCGCCGCCCACCACCTTGGCGTCGGATCGACGATCACCGTTGCCGGGACCCGGTTCGCCGTCGTCGGGATCGTCTCCCAACCCACGGCCACCGGCGCGGCCAGCATCTACCTCCCGCTCGCTGCCGCCCAGCGGCTGCCCGCCGGCCAGCACTCGAAGCCGCTGGCGGGGAAGGTGAGTACGATCTACGTCTCGGCGAGCACCGCGGCCGACGTCGGCGCGGTCGAAACCGAGCTCGCCGCGCTCCTGCCCTCGGCCACCCTCAGCAGCTCACGCGACCTCGCCGAGGCGGTCAACGGCTCTCTCGCCAGCGCCACCACCCTCATGCACGATCTCGGCACCTGGCTCACCGTGGGCGTGCTGTTGGCCACCGTCGCCGCCGCCAGCCTGTTCACCCTCGCCTCCGTAACCCGGCGGACGCGCGAACTCGGAACCCTGAAAGCGATCGGCTGGACCAGCTGGCGCGTCATCACGCAGATCATGGCCGAGTCCGGCACGGTCGGCCTCGCCGGCGCGGCGCTCGGAGTCGCGGTCGGCTACGCCGGCATCGGTCTTGTCAACGCGGTCGCACCGACCCTGACCGCCACCGTCGGCACCGGCACGGGCGCGCACAACCTCGCCGTGCACCTGAACGCACACACCGAGCCAAGCACCCTCGCGGCGGCGGCCCTGATCGCCATCGCCGCGGCCCTGATCGCCGGCACGCTCGCGGCCTGGCGCACGACCCGGCTGCGGCCGGCCCACGCCCTGGCCGAGGTCGAATGA
- a CDS encoding ABC transporter ATP-binding protein, producing the protein MYTLTGVSKTFRARGSTVTAVRDLNLSIADGEWLAIQGRTGSGKSTLLQLLGGMDRPSTGTVNLDGQDLATMSEKQLTEIRAARVGFVFQMFNLIPTLSAIENVEAALVPLRTPAVQRRERAAAALAAVGLADRAGHLPSELSGGQQQRVGIARALVKEPSVLLADEPTGNLDVDTRDEILTLLEQIWTANQLTLVLVTHDSAVAALAERVAVMHDGKLDITGTRIG; encoded by the coding sequence ATGTATACCCTTACCGGCGTTTCCAAGACCTTCCGCGCCCGTGGCAGCACCGTCACCGCGGTGCGGGACCTGAACCTGTCCATCGCCGACGGCGAATGGCTCGCCATCCAGGGCCGCACCGGCAGCGGCAAGAGCACCCTGCTGCAGCTGTTGGGCGGCATGGACCGGCCCAGCACCGGCACCGTCAACCTCGACGGTCAGGACCTGGCCACGATGTCCGAGAAACAGCTCACCGAGATCCGTGCCGCCCGGGTCGGCTTCGTGTTCCAGATGTTCAACCTCATCCCCACCCTGTCCGCGATCGAGAACGTCGAAGCCGCCCTCGTTCCGCTGCGCACCCCCGCCGTCCAGCGCCGGGAACGCGCGGCGGCAGCGCTGGCGGCCGTGGGCCTGGCCGATCGAGCCGGACACCTGCCCTCCGAGCTGTCCGGCGGCCAGCAACAACGCGTGGGGATCGCCCGGGCCCTGGTCAAGGAACCCAGCGTGCTGCTCGCCGACGAGCCCACCGGCAACCTCGACGTCGACACCCGCGACGAGATCCTCACGCTGCTCGAACAGATCTGGACCGCCAACCAGCTCACGCTCGTGCTCGTCACCCACGACAGCGCCGTCGCGGCCCTCGCCGAACGTGTTGCCGTCATGCACGACGGCAAGCTGGACATCACCGGTACGCGGATCGGGTGA